In Armatimonadota bacterium, the genomic window TTCTTCCCTGCAATAGAAGCAGGAGTTCGAGAAGCACTTGAATCAGGTGTATTAGCCGGCTACCCAGTTATTGACGTTGGGGTAACACTAATCGGTGGCTCATACCATGAAGTGGATTCTTCGGAAGTAGCATTCAAGATAGCAGGCTCGATGGCAGTAAAAGCTGCTCTAAAAAATGCAGAGCCTGCCCTAAAGGAACCAATTATGGCCGTTGAGGTTGTGACTCCCGAAGGCTTTATGGGGGACGTAATCAGCGATTTGAACTCAAGGCGTGGACAGATTCTAGGCATGGAGCCAGGGCCAGGTGGAACACAGATAATTAGGGCAGAAGTTCCACTCGCCGAAATGTTCGGGTATGCTACAAGTCTTCGCTCAATAACCCAAGGCAGGGCATCCTATACAATGGAACCTGCGCGATACGAAGAAGTGCCGAAAGACGTCGAAGAAGAATTGATTTTAAAGGTCGGAGGACGACCCATCGGCGTGTCTTACTGACACTAAACATTAGTCAAAAGTTAGATTAAAACGAGTTTGATAAAATCTTTCCTTCTCCTTAAACTGGAGAGGGATAAGCAATAATTGATGGAAGCGTGTGCTAGAATAATTAGCGCAAAAGTCTTCCATTTTCTGGATTAATCTGGTATTATTGCAAAGTTCGTGTCCAATTAGAAATCAGACGTGCTTTAAGGAGGCATAAAAGATGGGGAAGCAGCGGTTTGAGAGGACGAAGCCGCATGTAAACGTAGGGACTATTGGTCATGTTGACCATGGGAAGACGACGTTAACATCAGCGATCACGCAGGTATTAGCGTCGAAGGGGCTAGCGCAGTTCAAGAGTTTTGATGAGATTGACTCAGCGCCTGAGGAGAAGGCGAGGGGCATAACGATTGCGACATTTCATGCTGAGTATGAGACAGAGAAGCGGCATTATGCGCATGTAGACTGTCCTGGGC contains:
- a CDS encoding GTP-binding protein, encoding MGKQRFERTKPHVNVGTIGHVDHGKTTLTSAITQVLASKGLAQFKSFDEIDSAPEEKARGITIATFHAEYETEKRHYAHVDCPG